The genomic stretch TGGTAAGCTCACCAGCCCTCACGGGATCAAAGGTTGGCTGAAGGTATACTCTTACACCAATCCCATGGACAGCATTCTAGAGTACCCCGAATGGTGGGTGCGCCAAGGGGAAACCCTCACGCGTATGACCGTCCTGCAGGGGAGTCGGCAAGGCAAAGGGCTTGTCGTGCAGCTGAAAGGTGTAGATGACCGAACCGCCGCCGAAGGGTTGGCACAAGCGGACATCCTGATGCCCAAAGAGGCACTGCCCGAGCTTACCGACGATGAGTATTACTGGCATGAGCTTGAAGGTCTCACTGTCTTCACTCAGTCAGG from Halomonas meridiana encodes the following:
- the rimM gene encoding ribosome maturation factor RimM (Essential for efficient processing of 16S rRNA) encodes the protein MTRFNTSHTDDTHVVLGKLTSPHGIKGWLKVYSYTNPMDSILEYPEWWVRQGETLTRMTVLQGSRQGKGLVVQLKGVDDRTAAEGLAQADILMPKEALPELTDDEYYWHELEGLTVFTQSGERLGQVSYLFETGANDVMVVRGDNDAIDKRERLLPFLPDDVIVEIDLEDGRMVVDWDPEF